Proteins found in one Synechococcus sp. LA31 genomic segment:
- a CDS encoding lipopolysaccharide assembly protein LapB: MPPRASTNPRGLLLGLGAFVLVGGSMAGGWWLGQRSRGVESDRSQAAVERQADQLRQKLLDGGASEAEQQRLVQLLLVLNQSEEATALLEQLADQQPRRWQLRLLLAELHRQNNNRAAAERELRQLLNLSPNRIEALQLMALLQLEQGRGGQAQAQLKTLIVNGRKPAVQPQVLPLSLLLGDLQQRMGQQAEAAATYTKLAAEFPRDPRPLLALALLRQEQGNSKAAQEALAQARNRQPGNKDTRLDRVAASWGITQLRQGKVESPKEPSPGTTPPNSERPAP; the protein is encoded by the coding sequence ATGCCGCCACGCGCCAGCACCAATCCCCGAGGGCTACTGCTCGGCCTGGGGGCGTTTGTTTTGGTGGGCGGCTCCATGGCGGGCGGCTGGTGGCTGGGGCAGCGGAGCCGCGGTGTGGAGAGCGACCGCTCCCAGGCCGCGGTGGAGCGCCAAGCCGATCAACTGCGCCAGAAGCTGTTGGATGGCGGCGCCAGCGAAGCTGAACAACAGCGCCTGGTGCAGCTGCTGCTGGTGTTGAACCAATCAGAGGAGGCAACGGCGCTGCTGGAGCAACTGGCCGATCAGCAGCCCCGGCGCTGGCAGCTGCGACTGCTGCTGGCGGAATTGCATCGCCAAAACAACAATCGCGCGGCGGCTGAGCGGGAGCTGCGCCAGCTGCTCAACCTCAGCCCCAACCGAATCGAGGCTCTGCAACTGATGGCTCTGTTGCAACTGGAGCAGGGCCGAGGCGGCCAGGCCCAGGCGCAGCTGAAGACGCTGATCGTGAACGGTAGAAAGCCGGCCGTGCAACCCCAGGTGCTGCCGCTAAGCCTGCTCCTGGGAGACCTGCAGCAGCGGATGGGGCAACAGGCCGAAGCCGCCGCTACCTACACCAAGCTGGCGGCCGAGTTTCCCAGGGATCCCAGGCCGCTACTAGCGCTTGCCCTGCTCCGCCAAGAACAGGGCAACAGCAAGGCCGCCCAGGAAGCGCTGGCTCAAGCCCGCAACCGTCAGCCCGGCAACAAGGACACACGACTGGATCGGGTGGCTGCCAGCTGGGGAATCACCCAACTGCGGCAAGGCAAGGTTGAATCGCCTAAGGAGCCTTCACCTGGGACGACACCCCCGAATTCTGAGCGTCCAGCTCCTTGA
- the larC gene encoding nickel pincer cofactor biosynthesis protein LarC, translating into MSAAQPLAWVDCPTGLAGNMLLAALLDLGLPEAVVAQPLAALGLGEAYRLECRETRSCGLRGMQLEVALTEPSPPHRHWGELRQQIAAAPLEPALQQRVLEVFALLADAEAAVHGCAAEAVHFHEVGAVDALVDVVGVCAGFQHFGVKQLVCTPPPAGHGRVRTAHGLLPLPAPAVLELARRRQVPLAASDDFPAAELTTPTGMALMAVLADRFGQAPALRPGAVGVGLGTRQLDRPNLLRLVLADPLQSGQGELQETLLQQQAQLDDCSAEDLALLMEALRNAGALEVFHQPLLMKKGRPGHLVTVLAQPDQGTALRSVWWHYGSSIGVREQLQQRLSLPREILSIETPWGVVRVKRSRRPDGSWLCKPEADDLAAMAARHQLPVERLRRAVLALVEEPLP; encoded by the coding sequence ATGAGCGCAGCCCAGCCGCTGGCTTGGGTGGATTGCCCAACGGGTCTGGCCGGCAACATGTTGTTGGCGGCCCTGCTGGATCTCGGGCTGCCTGAGGCGGTGGTGGCTCAACCACTGGCGGCCCTGGGCTTGGGCGAGGCCTATCGCCTGGAATGCCGGGAGACCCGGAGCTGTGGCCTGCGGGGCATGCAGCTGGAGGTGGCACTGACCGAACCTTCTCCGCCCCACCGGCACTGGGGCGAGCTGCGCCAGCAGATCGCAGCAGCGCCTTTGGAGCCGGCGCTGCAACAGCGCGTGCTGGAGGTGTTTGCCCTGTTGGCTGACGCCGAAGCGGCGGTGCATGGTTGTGCGGCCGAGGCGGTGCATTTCCACGAGGTGGGTGCCGTTGATGCGCTGGTGGACGTGGTGGGTGTGTGTGCGGGCTTCCAGCATTTCGGCGTGAAGCAGCTGGTGTGCACGCCGCCACCTGCAGGCCATGGCCGTGTACGCACCGCCCATGGCCTGCTCCCTTTGCCGGCACCAGCGGTGCTGGAGCTCGCCAGGCGCCGGCAGGTTCCGCTCGCCGCCAGCGACGACTTCCCCGCCGCGGAACTCACCACGCCAACGGGCATGGCGCTGATGGCGGTGCTGGCGGATCGTTTCGGCCAGGCTCCAGCACTGCGTCCAGGGGCGGTGGGTGTTGGCCTTGGCACCCGTCAGTTGGATCGCCCCAATCTGCTGCGGTTGGTGCTGGCTGATCCGCTTCAGTCTGGCCAGGGAGAGCTGCAGGAAACGCTGTTGCAGCAGCAGGCCCAGCTGGATGATTGCAGCGCTGAAGATCTGGCGTTGTTGATGGAGGCCCTGCGTAACGCCGGTGCCCTGGAGGTGTTTCACCAGCCCCTGCTGATGAAGAAAGGGCGCCCTGGACATCTGGTGACCGTGCTGGCCCAGCCGGATCAGGGCACAGCCCTACGCTCCGTTTGGTGGCACTACGGCAGCAGCATCGGGGTGCGGGAGCAGCTGCAGCAGCGGCTGAGCCTGCCGCGCGAGATCCTCTCGATCGAGACCCCCTGGGGCGTTGTGCGCGTCAAGCGCTCGCGGCGGCCGGATGGCAGCTGGCTGTGCAAGCCGGAGGCCGATGATCTGGCAGCCATGGCTGCCCGCCATCAGCTGCCGGTGGAGCGGCTGCGGCGTGCTGTGCTGGCCCTGGTGGAGGAGCCCCTGCCATGA
- a CDS encoding lysylphosphatidylglycerol synthase domain-containing protein has translation MKRLPALPGGAKLWVSLVSGGFVLAALLGHGRQLLQLSLDGQGWCWLLLGVGLSLLSLVANACAWGFCLRWLGQQPRWIALIALFLSSNLRKYLPGGVWHLVARLRALKADPGPEAPVALQPLSTPQALVAVLLDPLLAAVAALALVPLGGWQSGLALGCLLPLLLLLPRWLNPLMQRLEQQRAQQLAQRGLLDGELDALPPALPGYPWPPLLAELGFVLLRFAGFACCVQAFDLSFALGWGSWLAGFALAWTAGLVVPGAPGGLGVFEAVLLLRLAFAVPEAPLLAVVISYRLVSTLADLIGAISARADVASVRNSRYC, from the coding sequence ATGAAGCGCTTGCCTGCTCTGCCTGGTGGGGCGAAGCTTTGGGTCTCGCTGGTCAGTGGTGGCTTTGTGTTGGCGGCCTTGCTGGGCCATGGCCGGCAGCTGCTGCAATTGAGCCTTGATGGCCAGGGTTGGTGCTGGCTGCTCTTGGGGGTGGGGCTCAGTCTGCTCAGCCTGGTGGCCAATGCCTGTGCCTGGGGCTTCTGTCTGCGCTGGCTGGGGCAGCAGCCCCGCTGGATCGCTCTGATCGCACTTTTTCTCAGTTCCAACCTGCGCAAATACCTTCCTGGTGGGGTGTGGCATCTGGTGGCGCGGCTGCGGGCCCTCAAGGCCGATCCGGGGCCGGAAGCACCCGTTGCGCTTCAGCCCCTGAGCACCCCACAGGCACTGGTGGCGGTGCTGCTCGATCCACTGCTGGCAGCGGTTGCGGCGCTCGCTCTGGTCCCCCTAGGGGGCTGGCAGTCGGGGCTGGCTCTGGGCTGTCTGCTGCCTCTGCTGCTGTTGCTGCCACGCTGGCTGAATCCGCTGATGCAGCGCTTGGAGCAGCAGCGGGCCCAGCAGTTGGCCCAGCGCGGGCTCTTGGACGGTGAGCTCGATGCCTTGCCGCCGGCGCTGCCGGGATACCCCTGGCCGCCTCTGCTGGCTGAGCTGGGGTTTGTGTTGCTGCGCTTCGCTGGATTTGCCTGTTGCGTGCAGGCCTTTGATTTGTCGTTTGCCCTTGGCTGGGGCAGCTGGCTGGCGGGCTTTGCTCTGGCCTGGACCGCGGGGCTGGTGGTGCCGGGAGCGCCTGGAGGTCTTGGTGTGTTCGAGGCGGTGCTGCTGCTCCGTCTGGCCTTTGCGGTCCCCGAAGCGCCTCTGTTGGCGGTGGTGATCAGCTACCGGCTTGTGAGCACGCTTGCCGATCTGATCGGGGCTATCAGCGCCCGTGCGGACGTGGCATCGGTTCGCAACAGCCGTTACTGTTGA
- a CDS encoding Fur family transcriptional regulator: MPAVPAPDLPAEALRSSLHGRGQRLTPQRQRVLSLFERLGEGTHLSAEEVHQRLLRAEERVSLATVYRTLRLLSSMELLRELELPEGGRRFELASDDDHRDHHHLVCVRCGHTEEFESQAVLMAGEQAAGDHGFRLLECVLNVRALCPSCAAAESALMPS; encoded by the coding sequence ATGCCTGCCGTACCGGCGCCCGATCTGCCAGCGGAAGCGTTGCGCAGCAGCCTGCATGGCCGCGGCCAGAGGCTCACGCCCCAGCGTCAGCGGGTTCTGTCGTTGTTTGAGCGGTTGGGCGAAGGCACCCACCTCAGCGCCGAGGAGGTGCACCAGAGGCTCCTGCGCGCCGAGGAGCGTGTATCGCTAGCTACCGTATATCGCACCCTGCGGCTGTTGAGCTCCATGGAGCTACTGCGGGAGCTGGAGCTGCCCGAAGGCGGTCGCCGCTTTGAGCTGGCCAGCGATGACGATCATCGCGATCATCACCACCTGGTATGTGTGCGCTGCGGACACACCGAGGAATTTGAAAGCCAAGCCGTACTCATGGCTGGCGAGCAGGCGGCCGGTGACCACGGCTTTCGTCTGCTGGAGTGTGTTCTCAATGTGAGGGCGCTATGCCCGAGTTGTGCCGCAGCTGAATCAGCGCTGATGCCGAGCTGA
- a CDS encoding HupE/UreJ family protein, with protein MTSKLTRSLLLSSAAGFGLSLLSTLPAGAHGNADAGVLGGALHPLLGIDHLLLLVGVGFAAAQFGSLLLGVALGGALLGSVFGSFGGHLPGAEVLAALAVSGLGAALLLSRNLMRPLPVLGGVMGAAVAVHAMLHGQEASGTAGWWLGALLTASLVIGLSFLAGRQFNQRQSQWAAGALALLGGVLALAPL; from the coding sequence ATGACCTCCAAGCTGACTCGCTCCCTACTGCTCAGCAGCGCCGCAGGCTTTGGCCTCAGCCTGCTTTCAACCCTTCCTGCCGGCGCCCACGGCAACGCCGATGCCGGCGTTTTGGGTGGGGCCCTGCATCCCCTGCTGGGCATTGATCACCTGTTGCTGTTGGTGGGCGTGGGCTTTGCCGCTGCCCAGTTCGGGTCTTTGCTGTTGGGCGTCGCCCTTGGCGGAGCACTCCTGGGAAGCGTGTTCGGCAGCTTTGGCGGTCATCTGCCCGGCGCCGAAGTGCTAGCAGCCCTGGCTGTGAGTGGCCTGGGTGCAGCACTGCTCCTGAGCCGCAACCTGATGCGACCGCTGCCCGTGCTCGGGGGCGTGATGGGTGCGGCTGTGGCCGTTCACGCCATGCTTCACGGTCAAGAAGCCAGTGGCACCGCCGGTTGGTGGCTGGGAGCGCTGCTCACCGCCTCGCTGGTGATCGGGCTGAGCTTCCTGGCAGGCCGCCAGTTCAATCAGCGCCAGAGCCAGTGGGCAGCCGGTGCGCTTGCTCTGCTCGGTGGTGTTCTGGCCCTCGCGCCGCTGTAA
- a CDS encoding GTP-binding protein yields the protein MTASATSPATKSVATTAPLPVTILTGFLGAGKTTLLNHILSNQQGVKTAVLVNEFGEIGIDNDLIIATGDDMVELSNGCICCSINGELLDAVYRILDRPERVDYLVVETTGLADPLPVAMTFLGSDLRDTTRLDSIITLIDAENFSDEILDGEVARAQVVYGDILLLNKCDLVGEERLAEVESRLREIKTDARILHSVKGDVSLPLLLSVGLFESDKVVAKQNHDDCDHDHGHCVHEHEHGHSHDHHDHSHDHGHSHSHGHSHSHSHAHDHSHNHPDHLAIEGFTSLSFSSEGPFALRKFQNFLDNQLPAGVFRAKGILWFNESDKRHVFHLAGKRFSIDDSDWSSAAERKNQLVLIGKNLDHALLRKQLQACVAKDAGKGFV from the coding sequence GTGACCGCCAGCGCGACTTCCCCTGCGACCAAGAGCGTCGCCACCACCGCTCCCCTACCCGTCACAATCCTCACCGGCTTCCTGGGCGCCGGCAAAACCACGCTGCTGAATCACATCCTCAGCAACCAGCAGGGGGTGAAAACGGCCGTTCTGGTGAACGAATTTGGGGAGATCGGCATCGACAATGACCTGATCATCGCCACCGGCGACGACATGGTGGAGCTGAGCAACGGCTGCATCTGTTGCTCGATCAACGGCGAGCTGCTCGATGCGGTGTATCGCATCCTCGATCGGCCCGAACGGGTGGATTATCTGGTGGTGGAGACCACTGGATTGGCCGATCCCCTGCCGGTGGCCATGACCTTCCTCGGTAGTGATCTACGCGATACCACCAGGCTCGATTCAATCATCACCTTGATTGACGCCGAGAACTTCAGCGACGAGATCCTCGATGGTGAGGTGGCCCGCGCCCAGGTGGTGTATGGCGACATCCTGCTGCTCAACAAGTGCGACCTGGTGGGAGAGGAGCGCTTGGCGGAGGTGGAAAGCCGTCTGCGAGAGATCAAGACCGATGCCCGCATCCTGCATTCGGTGAAGGGTGATGTGAGCCTGCCGCTGCTGCTGAGCGTGGGCCTGTTTGAAAGCGACAAAGTGGTCGCCAAGCAGAACCATGACGACTGCGATCACGACCACGGCCATTGCGTGCATGAGCATGAGCACGGCCACAGCCATGACCACCACGATCACAGCCACGATCACGGCCACAGCCACAGCCACGGCCACAGCCACAGCCACAGCCACGCGCACGATCACAGCCACAACCATCCCGATCACCTGGCAATCGAAGGATTCACCTCGCTGTCATTCAGCAGCGAAGGCCCCTTCGCCCTGCGCAAATTCCAGAATTTCCTCGACAACCAGCTGCCGGCCGGCGTATTCCGTGCCAAGGGCATCCTCTGGTTTAACGAAAGCGACAAACGCCACGTGTTCCACCTGGCCGGCAAGCGCTTCTCCATCGACGACAGCGACTGGAGCTCAGCCGCTGAGCGCAAGAACCAGCTGGTGCTGATCGGCAAGAACCTCGACCATGCCCTGCTGCGCAAGCAGCTCCAAGCCTGCGTGGCCAAGGATGCAGGCAAGGGCTTCGTCTGA
- a CDS encoding iron uptake porin codes for MPRIRSLFALLIGLSISTAPAKAEDEHTELEQRIQALDALRFSPTTTLTINSSFVTGSNHFQGSAKRLVNTSKQSFGATTFNYDVKLILDTSFTGRDLLHIRLRSGNFEKLNNSFSGAGPSTLSQLEVAFQEQSGPNRLAINRIFYQVPIGDFTFTLGGRVEQDNMLAITPSLYPTESILDLMSFAGAIGANNMTLGAGAGVWWQRQGLAISANYVAANGASNFASTSDSGGATSVQIGYQAPGWGIAAIYSHLENDRRAVPYGTTFTITSLSRSGSTDAFGVSAYWQPTQRGWAPSISAGWGINQTTYSAKASNPALVSVSQSWSVGLQWDDAFLPGNILGMAVGEPTFATSLTSGAPPNDGNLIWEWWYRYQISDNVSITPGLFYLSRPLGADTPSGQSFAQLGGLVKTSFSF; via the coding sequence GTGCCACGTATTCGAAGCCTTTTTGCCCTGCTGATCGGTCTCAGCATCAGCACGGCCCCCGCAAAAGCTGAAGACGAGCACACTGAGCTTGAACAACGCATCCAAGCACTGGATGCGTTGCGCTTCTCACCCACCACCACCCTCACCATCAACTCGAGCTTTGTAACTGGCAGTAATCACTTTCAAGGAAGCGCGAAGAGACTAGTTAATACAAGCAAGCAATCGTTTGGAGCTACCACCTTCAATTACGACGTCAAACTCATTCTAGATACCAGCTTCACAGGGCGCGACCTACTCCACATACGATTGAGATCCGGAAACTTTGAGAAGCTAAATAACAGCTTTTCCGGTGCCGGACCAAGCACCCTTTCGCAACTAGAAGTTGCCTTTCAAGAGCAGTCTGGCCCCAACCGACTAGCGATCAACCGGATCTTCTACCAAGTTCCTATCGGTGATTTCACATTCACCTTGGGTGGCCGGGTTGAACAAGACAACATGTTGGCGATCACCCCCAGTCTCTACCCGACTGAAAGCATCCTCGATCTGATGTCGTTTGCCGGTGCCATCGGGGCCAACAACATGACTCTCGGTGCTGGGGCAGGGGTCTGGTGGCAGCGCCAGGGGCTGGCGATCAGCGCTAATTACGTGGCTGCCAATGGAGCTTCCAACTTTGCCTCCACGTCTGATTCAGGAGGTGCTACCAGCGTTCAGATCGGCTATCAGGCGCCGGGCTGGGGCATCGCAGCGATCTACTCCCACCTGGAGAACGACAGACGTGCAGTTCCTTACGGCACCACCTTCACCATCACCAGCCTCAGCCGCAGCGGCAGCACCGACGCTTTCGGCGTCAGCGCTTACTGGCAGCCAACACAACGTGGCTGGGCGCCGTCGATCAGTGCCGGCTGGGGGATCAACCAGACGACGTACAGCGCCAAGGCAAGCAACCCCGCGCTTGTCAGCGTCAGTCAATCGTGGAGCGTGGGCCTGCAGTGGGATGACGCCTTCTTGCCGGGCAACATCCTTGGCATGGCCGTTGGGGAGCCCACCTTTGCCACCAGCCTCACCAGCGGTGCCCCCCCGAACGATGGGAATCTGATCTGGGAGTGGTGGTATCGCTACCAGATCAGCGACAACGTGAGCATCACTCCGGGGCTGTTCTATCTGAGTCGCCCACTGGGGGCTGACACACCCTCTGGCCAGAGCTTCGCGCAATTGGGGGGCCTCGTGAAAACCAGCTTCTCCTTTTAG
- a CDS encoding amino acid ABC transporter ATP-binding protein, whose amino-acid sequence MISTSTSAPVLQCRDLHKSYGDISVLRGVSATVHAGDVVSIIGPSGCGKSTFLRCLNRLESFEQGSLEVMGQAVPGTAMHWQNLRQLRVNVGMVFQQFNLFPHLTVLENLVLAPRQVLQLSLAECEQRARHHLEQVGLGHRSAAYPAQLSGGQKQRVAIARSLCMNPAVMLFDEPTSALDPELVVEVLQVMRLLAETGMTMLVVTHEMRFAREVSNHVLFFNNGLIEEEGKPADVFTTPRSERLKSFLSRQ is encoded by the coding sequence ATGATCAGCACATCAACCTCCGCCCCTGTGCTGCAGTGCCGTGATCTGCACAAAAGCTATGGCGATATCAGCGTGCTGCGCGGAGTGAGTGCCACCGTTCATGCCGGCGATGTGGTGTCGATCATCGGACCATCCGGCTGCGGCAAAAGCACGTTTCTGCGCTGCCTCAACCGGCTGGAAAGCTTTGAGCAGGGCAGCCTGGAGGTCATGGGGCAGGCCGTTCCAGGCACGGCCATGCACTGGCAAAACCTGCGCCAACTCCGCGTGAACGTTGGCATGGTGTTTCAGCAATTCAATCTCTTTCCCCATCTCACCGTTCTGGAAAACCTGGTGCTCGCGCCGCGCCAGGTGCTGCAACTATCTCTAGCCGAATGCGAACAGCGCGCACGGCACCACCTCGAGCAAGTCGGCCTGGGCCATCGCAGCGCCGCCTATCCCGCTCAGCTGTCGGGTGGACAGAAACAGCGCGTGGCAATTGCCCGCAGCCTGTGCATGAACCCCGCGGTGATGTTGTTTGATGAGCCCACAAGTGCTCTCGACCCCGAGCTGGTCGTTGAGGTGCTGCAAGTCATGCGGCTGCTTGCGGAAACCGGGATGACAATGTTGGTCGTGACCCATGAAATGCGATTCGCCCGTGAGGTTTCCAATCATGTGCTGTTCTTTAATAACGGCCTGATCGAAGAAGAAGGCAAGCCCGCCGATGTCTTCACAACCCCCCGCAGCGAGCGTCTGAAATCCTTTCTGAGCCGTCAATAG
- a CDS encoding ABC transporter permease subunit (The N-terminal region of this protein, as described by TIGR01726, is a three transmembrane segment that identifies a subfamily of ABC transporter permease subunits, which specificities that include histidine, arginine, glutamine, glutamate, L-cystine (sic), the opines (in Agrobacterium) octopine and nopaline, etc.): MGALGGRLGMAHPLRRSLHEHIRRWRGWVLALVAMVAVVLPAGSGGASGAPWRVGTDPTFPPFEYRNAQNGAISGFDIDLMQAIGEETGHPIRWVPLPFDGLIPALQARSVDAAISAMTITAQRSRAIDFSRPYFKAGQAIVVRDNGPAYEQLAQLQGRRIAVQIGTTGALEASQVPGAKVSSFDSTPLALQELANGNADAVVSDVPAILYAIDQAKLTGLRISGEHLSTEFYGIALPMNSPITADVNRGLDALIRSGRYADLYREWFAADPADLPERAPALDAASSPLAGLDLHVLALNLLKGAAITLMLTALSFSFGLMGGIALAVLLQAPWRLAHGLCRVYIDFFRGTPMLVQLFLIYFGLPALLQSMEVPFTINRLAAAVTALSLNVAAYLAETLRSGIESIDRGQWEAADALGLSPLERMRFVIAPQALRRVLPPLANEFITLIKDTSLAAVIGFDELFRQGQLMVATTYRAFEIYIAVALVYLLMTTTASLLFKRLEARWQLPA; this comes from the coding sequence ATGGGAGCTCTGGGAGGACGCCTCGGTATGGCCCATCCGCTTCGGCGCAGTCTGCATGAACACATCCGCAGGTGGCGTGGCTGGGTTCTGGCCTTGGTGGCGATGGTGGCGGTGGTGCTGCCGGCTGGCAGTGGTGGCGCCTCAGGCGCTCCATGGCGGGTTGGAACCGATCCCACGTTCCCACCTTTTGAGTATCGCAATGCTCAAAACGGCGCGATCTCTGGTTTCGATATTGACCTGATGCAGGCGATCGGTGAGGAAACCGGTCATCCAATCCGATGGGTGCCGCTGCCCTTCGATGGCTTGATTCCCGCTCTGCAGGCTCGCAGTGTGGATGCGGCCATCAGTGCGATGACCATCACGGCTCAGCGCTCGCGTGCGATTGATTTCAGTCGTCCGTATTTCAAGGCAGGCCAGGCGATTGTTGTGCGGGATAACGGCCCTGCCTACGAACAGTTGGCGCAATTACAAGGCCGCCGCATTGCCGTGCAGATCGGCACCACCGGCGCCTTGGAGGCCAGCCAAGTGCCTGGCGCCAAGGTGAGCAGTTTTGATTCCACGCCTCTGGCCCTGCAGGAGTTAGCCAATGGCAATGCCGATGCTGTGGTGAGTGATGTGCCTGCGATTCTCTATGCCATTGACCAGGCCAAGCTCACGGGCCTGCGCATCTCAGGGGAGCATCTCAGCACCGAGTTTTATGGGATTGCGTTGCCCATGAACTCGCCAATCACCGCTGATGTGAATCGCGGGCTGGATGCCCTGATCCGGAGTGGTCGCTACGCTGATCTGTATCGCGAGTGGTTTGCGGCGGATCCTGCAGATCTGCCGGAGCGTGCTCCCGCATTGGATGCTGCCTCATCGCCTCTTGCGGGTCTTGACCTTCATGTGTTGGCGCTGAATCTGCTGAAGGGGGCCGCCATCACTCTGATGCTCACGGCCCTCTCTTTCAGCTTTGGTTTGATGGGGGGAATCGCGCTTGCAGTGTTGCTGCAGGCTCCCTGGCGGTTAGCCCATGGGCTCTGCCGCGTCTATATCGACTTCTTCCGCGGCACCCCAATGTTGGTGCAGCTGTTTCTGATCTATTTCGGCCTCCCGGCGCTACTGCAGAGCATGGAGGTGCCGTTCACGATCAACCGCTTAGCGGCGGCGGTGACTGCTCTTAGCCTCAATGTGGCGGCCTATCTGGCGGAAACCCTGCGCAGTGGCATCGAATCGATCGATCGGGGGCAATGGGAAGCGGCAGATGCACTGGGGCTGAGCCCGCTGGAGCGAATGCGCTTCGTGATCGCACCTCAGGCTCTACGCCGTGTGCTGCCGCCACTGGCCAATGAATTCATCACTCTGATCAAAGACACCAGCTTGGCCGCGGTGATTGGTTTTGATGAGTTGTTCCGCCAGGGGCAGTTGATGGTGGCCACCACCTACCGGGCTTTTGAAATTTATATCGCGGTAGCTCTTGTGTATTTGCTGATGACCACCACGGCGTCTCTATTGTTTAAGCGGCTAGAGGCCCGCTGGCAGCTTCCTGCCTAA
- a CDS encoding Dps family protein, whose translation MIAAPPIDIGIPADQRANIAEGLGRVLADSTVLYAKTHGFHWNVTGPMFNTLHLMFMEQYTELWTALDEIAERIRALGHKAPFGGSIYSSLSTIPETQGVPAAMEMVHELVQGHEAVARTIRVVFAMADEANDQPTADLLTQRLQIHEKTAWMLRSLLET comes from the coding sequence ATGATTGCCGCTCCTCCTATTGACATCGGTATCCCTGCCGATCAACGCGCCAACATCGCTGAAGGGCTTGGTCGCGTGCTTGCTGACAGCACTGTGCTGTATGCCAAAACCCATGGCTTCCACTGGAACGTGACGGGGCCGATGTTCAATACGCTCCATTTGATGTTTATGGAGCAATACACCGAGCTCTGGACGGCCCTTGATGAGATTGCTGAGCGCATCCGGGCTTTGGGCCACAAGGCTCCCTTTGGGGGCAGCATCTACAGCAGCTTGTCGACGATTCCTGAAACTCAGGGTGTGCCTGCTGCCATGGAGATGGTGCATGAGTTGGTGCAGGGTCATGAAGCTGTGGCACGCACGATCCGTGTGGTGTTTGCCATGGCTGACGAGGCGAATGATCAGCCCACAGCTGATCTGCTAACCCAGCGACTGCAAATCCACGAGAAGACAGCCTGGATGCTTCGCAGCCTGTTGGAAACCTGA
- a CDS encoding ferritin, whose amino-acid sequence MKELTRAINNHLSAEFQASHTYLAMSIWLREKDLVGFSSYMLNKSNEERGHASRLIAYLVDSDQQVELPTIEAPERDWPSVQTLFDVVYDLEKGVTASIHHLYTLAEGLGERSATAMLDWFVSEQLQEEAEARFVCKRLRLAGENSAALLLLDQQFLEGTALAHVKGGMGGAGARDVG is encoded by the coding sequence ATGAAAGAGCTCACCCGCGCGATCAACAACCATCTGTCGGCCGAATTCCAGGCCAGTCATACTTACCTGGCGATGTCGATCTGGTTGCGCGAAAAAGATCTGGTGGGCTTCTCCTCCTACATGCTCAACAAGAGCAATGAGGAGCGTGGCCACGCCTCGCGTTTGATTGCCTATTTGGTAGATAGCGATCAGCAGGTGGAATTGCCCACTATCGAGGCCCCCGAGCGCGATTGGCCTTCTGTGCAGACCTTGTTCGATGTGGTCTACGACCTAGAAAAAGGAGTAACAGCCTCAATTCACCATCTCTATACGTTGGCGGAGGGGCTGGGCGAACGCAGTGCCACCGCCATGCTCGATTGGTTCGTCTCTGAACAATTGCAGGAAGAGGCTGAGGCGCGTTTCGTGTGTAAGCGCCTCAGGTTGGCTGGTGAGAACAGTGCAGCGCTGTTGTTGCTTGATCAGCAGTTTCTTGAAGGCACCGCTCTGGCCCACGTGAAAGGCGGCATGGGCGGTGCTGGGGCGCGTGACGTCGGTTGA